A region from the Benincasa hispida cultivar B227 chromosome 12, ASM972705v1, whole genome shotgun sequence genome encodes:
- the LOC120067809 gene encoding DNA polymerase delta subunit 4, whose amino-acid sequence MASARGGLKDFYKQRKNSGISKANSKASKPSSRKIKSPANSASLGSDAVQPAALISHGSLDLQDDYGALENMLRQFDMNMAYGPCLGMTRMARWERACNLGLNPPKDIETLLKARKVQLECLWDSRV is encoded by the exons ATGGCATCAGCGCGTGGAGGGTTGAAAGATTTCTACAAGCAAAGGAAGAACAGTGGAATCTCCAAGGCTAACAGCAAGGCTTCAAAGCCCTCTTCTCGGAAAATCAAATCTCCGGCCAACTCTGCATCTTTGGGCTCCGATGCCGTCCAACCGGCTGCTCTCATTTCTCATGGATCCCTCGACCTTCAAG atGATTATGGTGCATTGGAGAATATGTTGAGGCAATTCGATATGAACATGGCCTATGGACCTTGCCTTGGAATGACCAGAATGGCACGGTGGGAGCGTGCCTGTAATCTTGGTCTGAACCCTCCAAAAGACATTGAGACACTCTTAAAGGCTAGAAAAGTGCAATTGGAGTGCTTGTGGGATTCTCGAGTTTAA